A single window of Populus nigra chromosome 17, ddPopNigr1.1, whole genome shotgun sequence DNA harbors:
- the LOC133677117 gene encoding E3 ubiquitin-protein ligase SGR9, amyloplastic-like yields MEEITIIMAALSTLNSPQLTDITSSILSQTVRRRRRLSSLLCSPSLFSLTLHHLHSLSLIQKTLLISKHLLSSLHCLTRHFHPTTLIPPHPNTTIEHRDLDAALLLIFLCDVHQENPEILKTPIAEWREGLRKHYSETVLRQTSIVVHYGGVLLPYVEMIIRCWRFVGMMAGCTVREGRELAAAPAAVVALPAVEVRGGGEECVICREEMSEGRDVCELPCEHLFHWMCILPWLKKTNTCPCCRFQLPTEDVFGEIERLWSVMIKIGNGALSGEYCT; encoded by the coding sequence ATGGAAGAGATCACAATCATAATGGCAGCACTCTCCACCCTCAATTCTCCCCAACTCACAGATATCACAAGCTCCATCCTCTCGCAAACCgtccgccgccgccgccgcctctCGTCCCTCCTCTGTTCTCCCTCTCTTTTCTCCCTCACCTTACACCATCTCCATTCCCTCTCCCTCATTCAGAAGACCTTACTCATTTCCAAACACCTCCTCTCATCCCTTCACTGCCTCACACGTCACTTCCACCCAACAACCCTTATTCCACCGCACCCCAACACCACCATCGAACACCGTGACCTCGACGCTGCATTGCTTCTTATTTTCCTTTGTGATGTACACCAAGAAAACCCCGAAATACTTAAAACACCAATCGCTGAATGGCGTGAGGGTTTGAGGAAACATTACTCTGAAACTGTGCTAAGGCAAACAAGCATTGTGGTGCATTATGGTGGTGTCCTTCTACCATATGTTGAGATGATAATAAGGTGTTGGCGGTTCGTTGGTATGATGGCTGGTTGTACAGTGAGGGAGGGGAGGGAGTTGGCAGCAGCTCCGGCAGCAGTGGTGGCGCTTCCGGCAGTAGAGGTGAGAGGAGGTGGTGAGGAGTGTGTGATATGTAGGGAAGAGATGAGTGAAGGTAGAGATGTGTGTGAATTGCCATGTGAACACTTGTTTCATTGGATGTGCATTTTGCCATGGCTAAAGAAGACGAATACATGCCCATGTTGCAGGTTCCAGCTTCCAACTGAAGATGTGTTCGGAGAGATCGAACGGCTGTGGAGTGTTATGATCAAGATTGGTAATGGGGCCCTCAGTGGGGAATATTGCACGTGA
- the LOC133677130 gene encoding uncharacterized protein LOC133677130 has product MTATGKDGKGWSIRESKKMEGEDSLRTLECLRGRLLAERQASKTAKEEAELMGNKLIELEDKLREEIKLRKKAEKKHKFLMKKLESLKISPASEGSEKSSSSEISGFCSASSTSTAGHKDPEESESKPQVIIAADSQDMKDNGSETTTSNQNICPVSDSIGENQNPNADNNLKDCSLDKSRHETVACSQDSKIDDQSSASIKA; this is encoded by the exons ATGACAGCTACTGGGAAGGATGGAAAAGGATGGAG TATTCGTGAAAGCAAGAAAATGGAAGGAGAGGATAGTTTGAGGACTCTAGAATGCCTGAGAGGAAGGTTGCTTGCAGAGAGACAAGCTTCAAAGACTGCTAAAGAGGAGGCAGAGCTCATGGGCAATAAG TTAATAGAACTAGAGGACAAACTCAGAGAAGAGATCAAATTGAGGAAAAAAGCTGAAAAGAAGCATAAATTCTTGATGAAGAAGCTTGAGTCCTTGAAGATTTCGCCTGCATCAGAGGGATCAGAGAAGTCAAGTTCATCTGAGATTAGTGGATTTTGTAGCGCATCATCCACAAGTACTGCAGGCCACAAAGACCCCGAAGAATCTGAATCCAAGCCCCAAGTCATAATCGCAGCAGACTCACAAGATATGAAAGACAATGGCTCTGAAACAACTacatccaatcaaaatatttgtcCTGTTTCCGATTCCATCGGAGAGAATCAAAATCCAAATGCTGACAATAACCTCAAAGATTGTTCTTTAGATAAATCAAGGCATGAAACCGTTGCATGTTCACAAGATTCAAAGATTGATGATCAAAG TTCTGCGAGCATTAAAGCATAA